In a single window of the Pirellulales bacterium genome:
- the rpsG gene encoding 30S ribosomal protein S7 — MSRRHRADKREITPDPKFKNEVVTKFMNSVMSHGKKSVAEQIVYGAFDVIQAKTKQDPLAIFRNALDNVAPSIEVRSRRVGGATYQVPVEVRSDRRQALAIRWLLTAARGRNEKTMVDKLSGELLDAANNRGNAVKKREDTHRMAEANRAFSHYRW; from the coding sequence ATCACTCCCGACCCGAAGTTCAAGAACGAGGTCGTGACCAAGTTCATGAACTCGGTGATGAGCCACGGGAAGAAGTCGGTCGCCGAGCAGATCGTTTACGGCGCCTTCGACGTCATCCAGGCGAAGACGAAGCAGGATCCGCTGGCGATTTTCCGCAACGCGCTCGATAACGTCGCACCGTCCATCGAAGTGCGCTCGCGCCGCGTCGGTGGTGCGACCTATCAGGTGCCGGTCGAGGTTCGCTCGGACCGCCGCCAGGCGCTGGCGATCCGCTGGCTGCTGACGGCCGCGCGTGGCCGGAACGAGAAGACGATGGTGGACAAGCTCTCGGGGGAGCTGCTTGACGCCGCCAACAACCGCGGCAACGCGGTGAAGAAGCGCGAAGACACGCACCGGATGGCGGAAGCCAACCGCGCGTTCTCGCACTATCGCTGGTAA